atttgcgactcacaatatcaattcattggctatatgaaagatattacatagtgttggggtctacacatgcaagagggaacacttctcaacacaaaagagtctcactgactacaagattccactgagataaaacagtaatggtgaactcacaagaTGCATCTGCAATGCCGAAAAGACTCCCGGTTATAGCTTTGCTTTGTACTGgaatctcctttcctccaagaatgctttacaaaccatctactgatcataacATGAcattacattcacatacaaatgatctacatacatatcctttgcatcactttATTCTagtaccttgtcatatatcaaaatgacctagcaaactaacttatataccctctacaaacaatatgccttatatcAGCTTATagtacaaaagatattcaatatctgctctatacaataattacaaaatgagttTACACATCAAACCTTTTGGATCCCagattgatgtcggcttcactgaagtgatGGATGCCAGTGtcagtgatgaccctgattactccaatgccgaTACTTACCGGCGTATGCCTCCAATACCAATATCTGCcaatatatgccttcaatagaatatttttgccatcaatgataacatatgaatccaatgactACCAATTTCCAAcagcatacactccactcaatgatccctctcttttgcatatcttgatacttaagttacttagttaacttagtctttttctttgtaattttggtatttttattttcatgactcatactAAGAGAACCTTgctagtttgtagtcatggttcactctttctttttctctcatgatgtcctttttatcttgtcattgaagttgtaagatcaaaaagtccattgggggctttgTGTATCTTTCGTTCTTagtgacttggtgaaagtttttcaataggAAGCATTGTACTCTATCGAGAGCATGATTGACTTCAtaatcttgctaaagtgggggctaaatgtagcatcttaaAATTACACCCTTAcataattttgaccgcatttgggtccctaccttagcgttTCCACCCCTAGGCCTGATTGGGACCCAATTCTGCTCATATCACTCAAGTATgactgcattttttatttttacatcAACTAGGCACCTTCGTAATTGGGCCCCTCTTAAAACCCTTTTTTCCTTTTAAAATTTGAGTGGGAAACTTATCTCCAGATTGACTCATGTCAGAAATTAGCAAGTTTTTTGagaagcaagtataaaaggaggatatcctctctcattttgataagaaaacatacattataaacACATTAAATCAAGTATTCATCCATACATTCACAAaattgagcaagtaatcagtcttccttcaagccttggagcagcaacaaagtcaagattcaagcattgaagtgaaAATACACATTCTATTTTATTAAAAACTTCATGAAAGCCTAATCCTGTGTGGAGAcatacaaaacttcacaaggaggtatatcatttggtatTTAGTTattattcaacatctcctttaAAAGGAGAATCTTTAATTACAACAATTCAATTGtgttttatctctatttcatggttaattctaaaactgaggTTTGAGTTGGGCAAGcgcctattcccaacctatttcgcTTTCTTTCTATGGGTAGGAAATAGGTACGGAGTTGTAGACACAAAAAGTGCAAAGTTTGGAGGACTAGGGCTAAATTCAATACGATCCTAACATTTTGGGAGCTCTTTCAAGGATCCAATCCGAATTTGCTTATATTTGTTAGATCCAGGTGTGTGTCTCAGTCTTACATCTATATCTCATCGATTCTttgtttttatcttcattttcagcattttaccctaatttcagcaactcaactcacaaaagagagcaaacaaatccaccccttgaatccaatcaatattttCAGGCCTTATCATTTCTATTTTGTGACAAAATCAATTGCATTcaaccctcttttaaatgtaatggtcaTTAAGCCATAAAACTAGCAGTTTTCATCCTCTTTGGGGTGGAAAAACTAATTTTTCACTATTACACTTCTTTGGGCAtaatttaacttctcactaaaataaccAATTTTCCTCTCTTCTTGGCTAAGGAGTTTTCTCTAATAGCATTACCACTCGCATCACAATCCACGTAAAATACGTTGTTGAAATCTGATAAGTCTAGTACTAAGTGTTCCATCACCTTTTTCTCTAGTAATTCAAAGCTTCTCTAGAGTAATTCAAAGCTTACGTATAAAATCCATTAGTACTTCATTCATTAGGCATATGAATGAACTTGATGTATTAATGAGTCCAAAAGGAATGACCAACCACTTATACAATCCTTCATTGGTCTCAAATGTAGTCTTCCACTCAACACCATCCTAAATCCTAATGCAATGGTATCCACTCTTGGTATCCATTTTGGGGTCGGTTAATCATCCACGTAGAAGTTCCATGTGACCGTCTACCTATTTATTTCATGTGGCCATGTCCATTTTCTCCAACGCCTTTTCATCTGTAGTATAGGGTTCACTTGTTTGAACGGCTTAGAAGGTGAAGGTTTATTATCTAGGACCCCATAGATAAATTTTCTGTTGCAGGGTTGTTCCAGTGGAAAGCTCTTAATGGATCGGGGAAAGTCTGCAGGTAAGTAAATTATTCtttcaattttgagtttttttttcccCTTTTACAGCATTACAATGACGGTCTTCCATTTTTGGCTGTAGTGCCCAGGGTAATTCTTCCATTGAGTGTAGAGGAGAGTACAAGGCAAAGGGATTTACTTCAATATTCAAGTGTGGTAGAAAGCAGAAAATGGAATCCAAGCTTGGAGCAAAAGCGGATATTAGAGTCTATGTGGgcttctggaacaagaaaaccacCGTGTGAAGCCCATATAGATGAAATTACCTCTCATCTACAGCGTTATGGGAAAGCGGAAGCCAAAAATGTATATTATTGGTTTCGCAATGAAGGTACTCGAGAGAAACGCAGAAAACAACAATCAGAAGCCACAAGTATGTGATCTTCTTACTGATATACTTTTATATATTGTTACAGAAGTTATATACAAGTTATTAATAAAGTTGGAAGGTTTAGATAATCCATGTCTGGTCGTCAAAATTATTGTTTTTAAATCTGGAATTGGGGTTTGCAAGTAAATAATCTCTGTGTGAGTTCTCATTTATCTAATGATAGA
This is a stretch of genomic DNA from Cryptomeria japonica unplaced genomic scaffold, Sugi_1.0 HiC_scaffold_1660, whole genome shotgun sequence. It encodes these proteins:
- the LOC131054769 gene encoding WUSCHEL-related homeobox 1-like — its product is MDRGKSAVPRVILPLSVEESTRQRDLLQYSSVVESRKWNPSLEQKRILESMWASGTRKPPCEAHIDEITSHLQRYGKAEAKNVYYWFRNEGTREKRRKQQSEATNSDCSAQSNLLENRVNVEGEEEEAQRTLELFPLHPDRGGLL